One Pelotomaculum isophthalicicum JI genomic region harbors:
- a CDS encoding DUF951 domain-containing protein, whose protein sequence is MQKFSVGDVIKTRKAHPCGSDLWEVMRTGVDFRIKCLKCGRVLLLPRPKFEKSVKEVVRPAQESN, encoded by the coding sequence TTGCAAAAGTTTTCGGTTGGCGACGTAATCAAGACCAGAAAAGCGCATCCATGCGGCAGTGACTTGTGGGAGGTCATGCGCACAGGAGTGGATTTCCGGATAAAATGCTTGAAGTGTGGAAGGGTATTGCTGCTGCCGCGCCCTAAATTTGAAAAATCGGTAAAGGAAGTTGTGCGGCCAGCACAGGAGTCAAATTAA
- a CDS encoding DUF2232 domain-containing protein, with translation MAAGEKTGGLLEWIVYTALIAVTGLAGVFIPIVNFPAIILMPLPAILLVLRLDARYGILALATAGFIMLFAGHEPAAALIMIIQYGLLGIVYGMLFKNYVSSGKSLVVSLLAAVVLTVVSVTLMYTLTGENPLVLGQEKRRLLEQQWMAMNQQMQALESMYPEKQANFNDWVGLLEFYIPGQIVVSSAISATLTYILSSIVLERLKFKIPQAPLFSAIYLPWYSIWGLIAGLGLTLLGDQFSLSLAKTGKNILFVLLILYLIMGLSVAVFYYRKINLALPLKIIILILAFSYLPFSVTVLLLLGATDPLINFRRLPDLK, from the coding sequence TTGGCAGCCGGCGAAAAAACCGGGGGCCTGTTGGAATGGATTGTTTATACCGCGCTTATCGCTGTTACCGGACTGGCAGGAGTTTTTATTCCTATAGTTAATTTTCCGGCAATTATCCTAATGCCGCTTCCGGCAATACTTTTGGTGCTGCGTCTTGATGCCAGGTATGGTATTCTGGCCCTGGCCACAGCCGGTTTTATAATGCTGTTTGCCGGACATGAGCCGGCCGCGGCGCTGATCATGATCATTCAATACGGACTTCTGGGAATTGTGTACGGGATGCTTTTCAAGAATTATGTTTCTTCCGGCAAAAGTCTTGTTGTCTCCCTATTGGCGGCGGTTGTGCTGACGGTGGTATCGGTGACGCTGATGTATACCCTGACCGGTGAAAACCCCCTGGTGCTGGGGCAGGAAAAACGCCGTTTGCTGGAGCAGCAGTGGATGGCAATGAACCAGCAAATGCAAGCATTAGAAAGTATGTATCCTGAAAAACAGGCGAATTTTAATGATTGGGTCGGTCTTCTTGAATTCTATATTCCCGGTCAGATAGTTGTTTCATCGGCAATTTCCGCCACGCTGACGTACATTCTGTCAAGTATAGTTCTGGAGCGCCTGAAGTTCAAGATTCCCCAGGCTCCTTTATTTTCCGCCATATATTTGCCGTGGTATAGTATCTGGGGATTAATCGCCGGCCTGGGACTTACCTTGCTGGGTGACCAGTTCAGCTTGTCGCTGGCGAAGACAGGTAAAAATATTTTGTTTGTCCTGTTAATTCTGTACCTGATTATGGGACTATCCGTGGCAGTCTTTTATTACCGGAAGATTAACCTGGCGCTGCCGCTGAAAATCATTATTCTTATTCTGGCTTTTTCGTACCTTCCCTTTAGCGTTACGGTATTATTATTGTTAGGGGCAACTGACCCCTTGATAAACTTCCGGCGGTTGCCGGACCTGAAATGA
- the lonC gene encoding Lon family ATP-dependent protease: protein MKAFLERCIGGSKNDASSKLKGKHKRYAQLKRQVTVLYDLLSNLHGSDKLVLRAGKLEALQLMRSEKLEERVLALQKLVFEDPTYESPPALVDIPRILEQIEEEIADGIARRTVEDQLERKVSERLQQRHEDYIKEIKAQVLKDNAGPENAQTLKKLAVLEKLEHKKLSSSAMDFLRPASFGEIVGQDRAVKALLAKLSSPYPQHIILYGPPGVGKTTAARLALEAAKQAGKTPFAKDAPFIEVNGTTLRWDPREVTNPLLGSVHDPIYQGAKRDLAETGIPEPKLGLVTDAHGGVLFIDEVGEMDPVLQNKLLKVLEDKRVFFESSYYDAHENNIPQYIKKIFEEGAPADFILIGATTRDPLDINPAIRSRCAEIYFEPLTPKDIQEILVQAAVKLDVEMDGQVPEIISEYTIEGRKAINILSDAFGLSCYRSEREGTIPVITAEDVLEVARVSRLSPHVTRKASSQREVGKIFGLGVLGFLGSVLEIEAVAFPARNQGQGAIRFNDTAGSMAKDSVFNAASVIRKLTGEDLTNYDVHVNIVGGGRIDGPSAGVAIFLAILSAIQGRSIPQDVAVTGEVSIQGKVRAVGGVFEKIYGARQAGIKTVLVPTENEKDIPADLRGIQVIPVSSVEEIMSYVFQSADIDVLVS, encoded by the coding sequence ATGAAAGCATTCCTCGAAAGGTGTATCGGGGGTTCAAAAAATGATGCTTCCAGTAAACTGAAGGGTAAACATAAAAGATACGCTCAGTTAAAACGTCAGGTAACTGTGCTGTATGACCTTTTATCCAACCTGCATGGTTCAGATAAGCTAGTGCTGCGTGCGGGTAAGCTGGAAGCGTTGCAGTTGATGCGCTCTGAAAAATTAGAGGAGAGAGTGCTGGCCCTTCAGAAACTGGTATTCGAGGATCCGACTTATGAAAGCCCGCCCGCGCTGGTGGATATCCCACGAATTCTGGAGCAGATTGAGGAGGAAATCGCTGACGGTATTGCCCGCCGGACGGTAGAGGATCAGCTGGAAAGAAAAGTTAGTGAGAGACTCCAGCAGAGGCATGAAGATTATATTAAAGAAATAAAAGCACAAGTGCTGAAAGACAATGCCGGGCCTGAAAATGCCCAAACGTTGAAAAAGTTGGCTGTGCTGGAAAAGCTGGAGCATAAAAAGCTGTCCAGTTCGGCTATGGATTTTTTGCGCCCGGCTTCATTTGGAGAAATTGTCGGTCAAGACCGGGCAGTCAAGGCATTACTGGCCAAGTTGTCCTCTCCTTATCCGCAACATATTATTTTATACGGGCCGCCTGGTGTGGGAAAGACGACGGCAGCCCGCCTGGCGTTGGAAGCGGCAAAACAGGCGGGGAAAACACCTTTTGCCAAGGATGCGCCTTTTATAGAAGTTAACGGGACAACATTGCGCTGGGACCCACGGGAAGTGACCAACCCGCTCCTCGGCTCGGTGCACGATCCAATTTACCAGGGAGCCAAGCGGGATCTGGCGGAAACAGGCATACCCGAGCCCAAACTGGGTCTGGTTACCGATGCCCACGGTGGTGTGCTGTTTATTGATGAAGTTGGTGAGATGGATCCGGTTTTACAAAATAAACTGCTTAAAGTACTGGAAGATAAGAGGGTCTTTTTTGAATCCTCTTATTATGACGCGCACGAAAACAATATCCCTCAATATATTAAAAAGATCTTTGAAGAAGGCGCCCCTGCGGACTTTATTTTGATCGGCGCCACAACGCGCGACCCGCTTGACATTAACCCGGCCATTCGTTCCCGCTGCGCGGAGATTTATTTTGAGCCGCTTACTCCCAAAGATATTCAAGAGATACTCGTACAGGCGGCTGTCAAGCTGGATGTGGAGATGGACGGGCAGGTCCCGGAAATTATCAGTGAATATACAATTGAAGGCCGCAAGGCCATTAATATCCTGTCCGACGCTTTCGGGTTATCTTGCTACCGCAGCGAGCGGGAGGGTACCATCCCGGTGATCACCGCCGAGGATGTCCTGGAAGTGGCGCGAGTTAGCCGGTTAAGTCCGCATGTAACCCGTAAGGCTTCCTCCCAGCGGGAAGTGGGGAAAATTTTCGGTCTTGGCGTATTGGGCTTTCTGGGTTCCGTTCTGGAGATCGAAGCGGTGGCTTTTCCCGCCCGCAATCAGGGACAGGGAGCTATCCGTTTTAATGATACAGCCGGCAGTATGGCCAAGGATTCGGTTTTTAACGCCGCTTCAGTGATCCGCAAGTTGACGGGTGAGGATTTGACAAATTATGACGTGCATGTAAATATAGTCGGGGGTGGCCGGATTGACGGCCCTTCAGCGGGCGTGGCTATTTTCCTGGCTATCTTGAGCGCGATCCAAGGCCGTTCCATACCCCAGGATGTCGCCGTAACCGGTGAGGTTTCCATTCAGGGCAAAGTCCGCGCCGTAGGCGGCGTTTTTGAAAAAATATACGGCGCCAGGCAGGCAGGTATCAAAACTGTTCTGGTTCCGACTGAAAATGAAAAAGATATTCCCGCAGATTTAAGGGGAATCCAGGTGATCCCGGTTAGTTCGGTGGAAGAGATCATGAGTTATGTTTTCCAATCCGCGGATATTGATGTTTTAGTCAGTTAG
- the spoVG gene encoding septation regulator SpoVG — MEVTDVRVRKVLMEGKMKAIVSVTLDDSFVIHDVKVVEGHNGLFVAMPSRKTPDGEFRDIAHPITSSARELIQTAVLNAYGEVV; from the coding sequence TTGGAAGTTACCGACGTTAGAGTACGCAAAGTTTTGATGGAAGGGAAAATGAAGGCAATAGTATCGGTAACTTTAGATGATTCATTCGTTATCCACGATGTTAAAGTTGTGGAGGGGCACAATGGTTTGTTTGTAGCTATGCCGAGCCGGAAGACTCCGGATGGGGAGTTTCGCGATATCGCACACCCGATTACATCTTCAGCTCGCGAATTAATACAAACAGCGGTGTTAAATGCCTATGGTGAAGTTGTTTAG
- the rpsR gene encoding 30S ribosomal protein S18: MKRERGRRGKKRICSFCVDKMAAIDYKDVPRLKKYVTERGKILPRRISGNCAKHQRLLTTAIKRARYIALLPYTAE, from the coding sequence TTGAAACGTGAAAGAGGCCGCAGGGGCAAAAAGCGGATTTGCAGCTTTTGTGTGGACAAAATGGCGGCCATTGATTATAAGGATGTGCCGCGTCTTAAAAAGTATGTTACCGAGCGGGGAAAAATCTTGCCCCGTCGGATATCAGGCAACTGCGCCAAGCATCAGCGGTTGTTGACAACGGCAATAAAAAGGGCACGCTATATCGCCCTTCTGCCTTATACCGCAGAATGA
- a CDS encoding GntR family transcriptional regulator — protein MLFDLDLKSGIPIYIQLKEKIKLAVATGKYPPGAQLPTVRQMAVDLRINANTVARVYSELESEGFLATRQGKGTFVREITEIKADDREKSLQDLIDTLLIECASRGFAPELLLTELEKRIKNKQ, from the coding sequence TTGCTGTTTGATTTAGATTTAAAGAGTGGCATACCAATCTATATTCAACTGAAAGAGAAGATTAAACTGGCGGTGGCCACAGGCAAATACCCGCCCGGAGCCCAATTGCCGACGGTGCGCCAGATGGCCGTGGACTTGCGGATTAATGCCAACACGGTAGCCCGTGTTTACTCCGAATTAGAGAGTGAAGGATTTCTGGCGACCCGCCAGGGTAAAGGAACCTTTGTCAGGGAGATAACGGAAATAAAGGCTGATGACAGGGAGAAGAGCTTGCAAGATTTAATCGATACGCTGCTCATTGAATGCGCGTCACGGGGATTTGCGCCGGAGTTATTACTAACGGAGTTGGAAAAAAGGATAAAGAATAAACAATAA
- the rplI gene encoding 50S ribosomal protein L9, producing the protein MKVILLKDVAGQGKRGDVINVAEGYARNYLFPRGLAGEASKGRMKEMADRRQATEVKERKIEQAARELAKRLNNLTVVVKTKTGEAGKLFGSVNNKDVADALADQHKIELDKKKLVIKEPIKQLGSYPVAAKLHPVVQAEILVEVVGE; encoded by the coding sequence ATGAAAGTTATTTTACTTAAAGATGTGGCTGGTCAGGGTAAGCGTGGGGATGTGATCAATGTCGCCGAGGGATACGCCAGAAATTACTTGTTTCCCCGCGGATTGGCCGGTGAGGCTTCTAAAGGAAGAATGAAGGAGATGGCTGATCGCAGGCAGGCCACTGAAGTAAAAGAGCGGAAGATTGAGCAAGCGGCCAGAGAACTGGCAAAGCGCTTGAACAATCTTACTGTTGTCGTTAAAACTAAAACCGGCGAGGCGGGTAAGCTTTTTGGGTCGGTCAATAATAAGGATGTCGCCGATGCTCTGGCTGACCAGCACAAGATTGAATTGGACAAAAAGAAACTAGTGATCAAAGAACCGATTAAACAATTGGGGAGTTACCCGGTTGCCGCCAAGCTGCATCCTGTTGTTCAGGCTGAGATCTTGGTGGAAGTGGTTGGAGAATAA
- a CDS encoding single-stranded DNA-binding protein: MLNKVILIGRLTKEPDLRYTTSGIAVAKFTLAVDRRFSKDREKEADFIDIVVWQKQAETCANYLGKGRLVAVEGRLQIRSYDDSQGIRRKAAEVVAENVRFLDRAKESGAVAGENQGYGSEIGFNEDDIPF, encoded by the coding sequence ATGCTAAATAAAGTAATCTTAATCGGCAGGCTGACCAAAGAGCCTGATCTGCGTTATACCACGAGCGGGATTGCCGTGGCGAAGTTTACCCTGGCGGTTGACCGGCGCTTTTCAAAGGATCGGGAAAAAGAAGCTGACTTTATTGATATTGTTGTTTGGCAGAAACAAGCCGAAACTTGCGCCAATTATCTTGGCAAAGGCAGGTTGGTCGCGGTCGAAGGCAGGCTGCAGATTCGCTCTTATGACGATAGCCAGGGCATACGCAGGAAAGCTGCCGAAGTGGTGGCTGAAAACGTGCGTTTCCTTGACCGTGCTAAAGAGAGCGGGGCAGTTGCCGGTGAAAATCAGGGGTACGGCAGCGAGATAGGATTTAATGAAGATGACATTCCGTTTTAA
- the glmU gene encoding bifunctional UDP-N-acetylglucosamine diphosphorylase/glucosamine-1-phosphate N-acetyltransferase GlmU, with protein sequence MNLAAVILAAGKGTRMNSKLPKVLHTVCGSAMLSCVIDAATGAGVQKTVVVAGFGADLVAREVGNKAEVVLQAEQLGTAHALAQAGPVLKDFSGCLLVLCGDTPLIEAGTLAELVEKHRSMGVAATVLTAEMEDPAGYGRVIRDEQGRVLKIVEQKDASGDEKLVREINTGVYCFEGAGLFDALARITPANAQGEYYLTDIIDIYAKSGLTVGAVVLKNPMELAGINDRVQLAEAEQYMRRRVLDEMMRAGVTVIDPLSTFVSRKARVGRDTVIHPFTIIEGDTVIGEDCVIGPGSRLVNATVGNQVTIQNSIVLDSSIGDNCNIGPFAYLRPDTTLGRSVKVGDFVEIKKSNIGDGSKVPHLSYVGDAVIGKKVNVGAGTITCNYDGRNKWTTRIGDGAFIGSNTNLVAPVEVGDKAITGAGSTITKDIPAGALGIERAKQTAIKNWADRKKIKD encoded by the coding sequence ATGAATCTGGCGGCAGTGATTCTGGCCGCGGGTAAGGGTACCCGGATGAATTCAAAATTACCCAAAGTACTGCATACTGTATGCGGCAGCGCGATGCTGTCTTGTGTTATTGACGCGGCGACTGGAGCCGGTGTCCAAAAGACGGTCGTTGTCGCGGGCTTCGGAGCCGATCTGGTAGCCCGTGAAGTTGGAAATAAGGCTGAGGTGGTTCTCCAGGCGGAGCAGCTTGGGACAGCCCACGCGCTGGCGCAGGCCGGCCCTGTGTTGAAGGATTTCTCAGGCTGTCTGCTTGTGCTGTGCGGTGACACTCCTCTAATTGAAGCCGGAACCCTGGCTGAATTAGTTGAAAAACACCGGTCTATGGGAGTGGCGGCCACAGTATTGACCGCTGAGATGGAGGACCCGGCGGGGTATGGGCGGGTGATCCGGGACGAACAGGGCCGGGTATTAAAAATTGTGGAGCAGAAAGACGCGTCCGGGGATGAAAAACTAGTCCGTGAAATCAATACCGGAGTTTATTGTTTTGAAGGGGCCGGACTCTTTGACGCCCTGGCGAGGATTACTCCCGCGAATGCCCAGGGTGAATATTATCTTACCGACATTATAGATATATATGCTAAAAGCGGGTTGACGGTCGGCGCTGTCGTGCTGAAAAATCCCATGGAGCTTGCAGGCATTAACGACCGTGTGCAGTTGGCTGAAGCAGAACAATATATGCGCAGGCGAGTGCTGGATGAAATGATGAGAGCCGGGGTTACAGTAATTGACCCGCTCTCAACTTTTGTTAGCCGGAAGGCTAGGGTGGGACGCGACACGGTTATTCACCCTTTCACTATCATCGAAGGTGACACGGTAATTGGTGAAGATTGTGTGATTGGTCCCGGTTCGCGCCTGGTTAACGCCACCGTGGGCAACCAGGTTACCATCCAAAATTCAATTGTATTGGACAGTAGTATTGGGGATAATTGTAATATCGGCCCGTTTGCCTACTTGCGCCCTGACACTACCCTGGGCCGGAGTGTCAAGGTGGGCGATTTTGTGGAAATAAAGAAGTCTAACATAGGGGATGGCAGCAAGGTTCCCCATCTAAGCTACGTGGGGGACGCTGTGATTGGCAAAAAAGTAAATGTGGGAGCGGGTACTATTACCTGCAACTACGATGGCCGCAATAAATGGACCACACGTATTGGCGACGGGGCTTTTATCGGCAGCAACACTAATCTGGTGGCGCCGGTGGAGGTGGGGGACAAGGCTATTACCGGCGCGGGTTCTACGATTACCAAGGATATACCCGCCGGCGCCCTGGGTATTGAGCGGGCGAAACAGACAGCAATAAAGAACTGGGCTGATAGGAAGAAAATAAAAGATTAG
- the rpsF gene encoding 30S ribosomal protein S6, giving the protein MRKYEVVFIIRPDLDEDKSTAVIDKFKDLIESQGGEVLKVDKWGKRRLAFEVKDFREGFYVILHINAESKVSSELDRVFKITDEVLRHIIVREEE; this is encoded by the coding sequence TTGCGCAAGTACGAGGTAGTCTTTATTATCCGTCCTGATCTGGACGAAGATAAGAGCACGGCGGTCATTGATAAATTCAAAGACTTGATCGAGAGTCAAGGCGGCGAGGTACTTAAAGTGGATAAATGGGGTAAGCGCAGGCTGGCCTTTGAGGTGAAAGACTTCAGGGAAGGCTTTTATGTCATACTCCATATTAACGCCGAATCCAAAGTGTCCTCTGAACTTGACCGTGTGTTTAAGATTACGGATGAAGTGCTTAGGCATATCATTGTCCGCGAAGAAGAATAA
- a CDS encoding slipin family protein, translating into MRSKEKTRAPEPRVNSVAVLLFVVIAVLGFIAGSALNSTAVSVISVIAALIISSAVKVARQWEKAVILRLGKFKGLAGPGLFLIIPVIDSVSSWVDQRVIANPFNAEQTLTKDTVPVDVDAVLFWMVWDAEKAALEVENYKDAVSWAAQTALRDLIGKTLLSEMLAGRDQIDEELKRVIDQRTEPWGISVQSVEIRDVIIPANLQDAMSREAQAERERKARIILGTAETEIAEKFAEAAKTYESSPVALQLRAMNILYEGLKEKGALVVVPSSVVETMGLGTISGLSAMTQYSPSGAPGTAKSDQ; encoded by the coding sequence ATGCGGTCAAAAGAAAAAACGCGGGCCCCGGAACCAAGGGTAAATTCTGTTGCGGTGTTATTATTTGTTGTCATCGCTGTTTTGGGTTTCATTGCCGGCTCCGCTCTCAACAGCACTGCCGTGTCGGTGATTTCGGTTATTGCCGCCTTAATAATCTCGTCCGCGGTCAAGGTCGCCAGGCAGTGGGAGAAAGCCGTTATCCTCAGGCTGGGTAAATTCAAAGGCCTGGCGGGGCCGGGATTGTTTTTAATCATCCCGGTTATCGACTCTGTTTCATCATGGGTGGACCAGCGGGTGATCGCTAATCCTTTTAACGCTGAACAAACTCTGACCAAGGATACGGTTCCGGTTGATGTGGACGCTGTCCTTTTTTGGATGGTCTGGGACGCGGAGAAGGCGGCTCTAGAAGTTGAAAACTATAAGGATGCCGTATCCTGGGCGGCGCAGACCGCCTTAAGGGACCTAATCGGCAAGACGCTTCTTTCTGAAATGCTGGCTGGCCGGGACCAGATAGACGAAGAACTGAAGAGAGTTATTGACCAGCGTACCGAGCCGTGGGGTATTTCGGTTCAGTCGGTAGAGATACGCGACGTGATTATACCGGCCAACCTTCAGGACGCCATGTCCCGGGAAGCCCAGGCTGAAAGGGAGCGCAAGGCCAGGATTATCCTGGGAACCGCGGAAACGGAGATCGCTGAGAAATTCGCCGAAGCCGCCAAGACATATGAAAGTAGCCCCGTCGCGCTGCAGCTAAGGGCCATGAACATACTCTACGAGGGGTTGAAGGAGAAGGGCGCTCTGGTGGTTGTGCCAAGTTCGGTAGTGGAAACCATGGGGTTGGGTACGATATCCGGCTTGTCGGCCATGACCCAATACAGCCCGTCCGGAGCGCCGGGCACTGCAAAAAGCGATCAGTAG
- a CDS encoding MazG-like family protein, with protein sequence MITGGQEGGIAKNIKVIEWLKADLLTSLSALFKSMLRGSEELILDALASLVITCYVLGRRLGINFPRLDLKIESKLRQGIDENHEVEKWYGDISNLLNYLVDKKR encoded by the coding sequence ATGATTACCGGCGGCCAAGAGGGCGGCATTGCCAAGAATATTAAGGTTATAGAGTGGTTGAAAGCCGACCTGCTCACCTCCCTTTCAGCGCTTTTTAAATCAATGCTCAGGGGTAGTGAAGAGTTGATCCTTGATGCGCTGGCCAGCCTGGTGATTACCTGTTATGTCTTGGGCAGGCGGCTGGGGATCAATTTTCCCCGCCTTGATTTGAAGATAGAATCCAAACTGCGCCAGGGTATCGATGAGAACCACGAAGTGGAAAAATGGTACGGAGACATTTCCAATCTATTAAATTACCTGGTTGATAAAAAGAGGTGA
- a CDS encoding ribose-phosphate diphosphokinase produces MSSRYKNLKIFTGNANTELAEEICQYLGVTIGASKVTHFSDGEVQVRIDESVRGADVFVIQPTSTPVNENLMELLIMIDAVRRASARRITAVMPYYGYARQDRKTRARDPITSKLVANILTASGARRVLTMDLHAGQIQGFFDIPVDHLPGVPILAEYFLQAKLENVVVVSPDLGGVTRARDLAERIGAPIAIIDKRRPEPNMVEITNIIGAIHGKTVIMVDDIIDTAGTITLGAAALKKWGVNDIYVCCTHGVLSGPALERLEESPIKEVVITNTIPVPKEKLIDKIKILSVAPLLGEAIIRIHEDLSVSKLFDK; encoded by the coding sequence ATGTCATCGCGTTACAAGAATCTAAAGATTTTCACCGGCAACGCCAACACTGAACTGGCTGAAGAAATTTGCCAGTATCTTGGCGTCACTATCGGGGCGTCAAAAGTTACGCATTTCAGTGACGGGGAAGTGCAAGTCAGGATTGATGAGAGTGTCAGGGGGGCGGATGTTTTTGTGATCCAGCCCACCAGCACACCGGTTAACGAAAACCTGATGGAGCTTCTGATTATGATCGATGCCGTCCGGCGAGCCTCCGCCAGGCGCATTACGGCAGTGATGCCTTACTACGGGTACGCCCGGCAGGACCGGAAAACAAGGGCGCGTGATCCGATTACCTCGAAACTGGTTGCTAATATACTTACTGCCAGCGGGGCCAGGCGGGTTCTCACCATGGACCTGCATGCCGGCCAGATTCAGGGGTTTTTTGACATACCGGTGGATCATTTGCCGGGAGTGCCGATCCTGGCTGAATATTTTTTACAGGCTAAACTGGAGAATGTCGTAGTGGTGTCACCCGACCTGGGCGGGGTCACCCGCGCCAGGGATTTAGCCGAGCGTATCGGCGCGCCCATCGCCATCATCGACAAGCGCCGGCCGGAACCCAATATGGTGGAAATCACTAATATTATCGGCGCCATCCACGGCAAGACTGTGATTATGGTTGACGACATCATCGACACTGCCGGTACAATTACCTTAGGGGCCGCCGCATTGAAAAAATGGGGCGTTAATGACATATATGTCTGCTGTACTCACGGTGTTTTATCAGGCCCGGCGCTCGAGCGGCTGGAGGAATCGCCGATAAAAGAAGTGGTGATTACCAACACTATACCGGTACCGAAAGAAAAGTTAATTGATAAAATTAAGATTCTTTCCGTGGCGCCGTTATTGGGCGAGGCAATCATCAGAATCCACGAGGATCTTTCAGTAAGCAAATTGTTTGATAAATAG